The proteins below are encoded in one region of Mycobacteriales bacterium:
- a CDS encoding glucose 1-dehydrogenase, which yields MVDLSGKVVVVTGAARGIGAEYAGAFARCGARLLLVDRSAAGGTLAQVREAGAEGHAVEGDVSSREQADAMAAVALEHWGRIDVLVNNAARYAGLYRGPLEDIPTQEWDDVMAVNVRGVWNATAAVLPAMRRQAGGAIVNIGSGTALKGTPGALHYVASKGAVLAMTRAMARELGASGIRVNCVTPGLVSNEASREGREEEFAARSAQRAQERSLPREMLPQDLVGAVLFLASEASGFVTGQNLTVDGGAVFY from the coding sequence GTGGTGGATCTCAGCGGCAAGGTCGTCGTCGTCACAGGGGCAGCGCGGGGCATCGGAGCAGAGTACGCGGGCGCCTTCGCGCGCTGCGGGGCGCGGCTGCTGCTCGTGGACCGGTCGGCGGCGGGCGGAACGCTGGCGCAGGTGCGGGAGGCCGGCGCCGAGGGGCATGCGGTCGAGGGGGACGTCAGCTCGCGGGAGCAGGCCGACGCCATGGCAGCCGTGGCGCTCGAGCACTGGGGACGCATCGACGTGCTGGTGAACAACGCCGCCCGTTACGCCGGCCTCTACCGGGGTCCACTCGAGGACATTCCCACGCAGGAGTGGGACGACGTCATGGCGGTGAACGTCCGCGGCGTCTGGAACGCCACCGCAGCTGTCCTGCCGGCCATGCGCCGGCAGGCGGGCGGCGCGATCGTGAACATCGGGTCGGGCACGGCACTGAAGGGGACACCGGGGGCGCTGCACTACGTCGCCTCCAAGGGCGCCGTCCTCGCGATGACCCGGGCGATGGCCCGTGAGCTCGGTGCCTCGGGCATCCGGGTCAACTGCGTCACGCCCGGCCTGGTGAGCAACGAGGCGAGTCGGGAGGGCCGGGAGGAGGAGTTCGCCGCACGGTCGGCCCAACGCGCCCAGGAGCGCAGCCTGCCGCGGGAGATGCTGCCGCAGGACCTGGTCGGCGCGGTGCTCTTCCTGGCCTCGGAGGCGAGCGGGTTCGTCACCGGACAGAACCTCACGGTCGACGGCGGCGCGGTCTTCTACTGA
- a CDS encoding aldehyde dehydrogenase family protein, protein MKDLPIAGLVVAGRTRGPAGGSAVRNPARPSEIVGTVAASGPDDVEAAVLAAHGAGRAWAALPLPERADRLLSATTLLRHRSAERAVLYVRENGKTLAEAEREVAGLPGRLRLVLGWADQLTDEPVEGAPGVVVRRRPYGVTACVAPFNAPLTQTLPQVVSALLTGNTVVVKPPPTCPLTLTDSLAALAAMLPAGCINVVQGGVDVGAALVGHRLVRKVAFTGSTESGRRILHSAAETVKSVTLELGGNDPAVVLADVDLGEATMSALAGSVFRMAGQVCMAVKRIYVEEQVHEEFVDAFCAQVDRLVVGDGLQAGVTMGPLHSQGGLAKVTGLLDRAASTGASVRVLGRRTDGAQDGGWFLSPRVVTDVPPDAALVREEQFGPAVPVVRVRDADEALSLANDSEYGLAGSVWTNDLERGAELAARLETGVAFVNAHGTQSVNSTNAPYGGTKQSGLGRKAGLRGIDEYAELQTLVLPGRQ, encoded by the coding sequence GTGAAGGATCTGCCCATCGCCGGCCTGGTCGTGGCCGGCCGGACCCGTGGCCCCGCCGGTGGTAGCGCCGTGCGTAACCCGGCCCGGCCCAGCGAGATCGTCGGAACAGTGGCCGCTTCCGGCCCGGACGATGTGGAGGCGGCGGTGCTGGCGGCTCATGGCGCCGGACGGGCGTGGGCTGCGTTACCGCTCCCGGAGCGTGCTGACCGGCTGCTGTCGGCCACGACGTTGCTCCGCCACCGCAGTGCGGAGCGAGCCGTGCTCTATGTGCGGGAGAACGGCAAGACCCTGGCGGAGGCCGAGCGGGAGGTCGCCGGTCTGCCGGGGCGGCTGCGGCTCGTGCTCGGGTGGGCGGACCAGCTGACCGACGAGCCGGTCGAGGGTGCGCCGGGAGTCGTCGTGCGCCGGCGCCCGTACGGCGTGACCGCGTGCGTCGCTCCGTTCAACGCGCCGCTGACCCAGACCCTGCCGCAGGTCGTGAGCGCGCTGCTCACGGGGAACACGGTCGTCGTCAAGCCACCGCCGACCTGCCCGCTGACGCTGACCGACTCCCTGGCGGCCCTCGCCGCGATGCTGCCGGCCGGCTGCATCAATGTCGTGCAGGGCGGTGTCGATGTCGGCGCGGCGCTGGTCGGGCACCGACTCGTGCGCAAGGTCGCCTTCACCGGCAGCACCGAGAGTGGCCGCCGGATCCTGCACAGTGCGGCGGAGACGGTGAAGAGCGTGACGCTCGAGCTCGGCGGTAACGATCCGGCGGTCGTGCTGGCCGACGTCGACCTGGGAGAGGCCACCATGTCTGCGCTGGCCGGCAGCGTCTTCCGGATGGCCGGCCAGGTGTGCATGGCGGTGAAGCGGATCTACGTCGAGGAGCAGGTGCACGAGGAGTTCGTCGACGCGTTCTGCGCCCAGGTCGACCGGCTCGTCGTCGGCGACGGGTTGCAGGCCGGAGTGACCATGGGGCCGCTGCACAGCCAGGGCGGGCTGGCAAAGGTCACCGGACTCCTCGACCGGGCGGCGTCGACCGGCGCGTCGGTCCGTGTCCTCGGCCGCCGCACGGACGGAGCCCAGGATGGCGGGTGGTTCCTGTCGCCGAGGGTGGTCACCGACGTGCCACCGGATGCCGCGCTCGTGCGCGAGGAGCAGTTCGGTCCGGCGGTACCCGTGGTGCGGGTGCGGGACGCGGACGAGGCGCTCTCGCTGGCCAATGACAGCGAATACGGGCTGGCCGGCTCGGTGTGGACGAACGACCTCGAGCGCGGTGCCGAGCTCGCGGCGCGGCTCGAGACGGGTGTCGCCTTCGTCAACGCGCACGGCACGCAGAGCGTGAACTCCACGAATGCGCCGTACGGCGGAACGAAGCAGAGCGGGCTCGGTCGCAAGGCAGGTCTGCGGGGCATCGACGAGTACGCCGAACTGCAGACCCTTGTACTGCCGGGGCGTCAGTAG
- a CDS encoding ABC transporter substrate-binding protein, protein MSCRLPLALAVGRYDRVQALLDGRVRPEGIDLTCLALGAEETFFRMLRHREFDVAEMSLSSYVLSLLTPERPFVAIPVFPSRAFRHSSIYVNADSGIERPSDLRGRLVGTPEYQISAGVWIRGTLAEHHGVPVESVRYRTGGQHQANRPEKISLSLPPEIDVQPIGPGQTLSAMLDSGEIDAFYTARMPHSFCRPGSRVRRLFPDYEQVERDYYARTRIFPIMHTVVLRREVYERHRWVAQSLMQAFAAAQRETYERLYDTTALATMLPWAVGELERTRALMGGDFWPYGLEANRSTLSTFLRYSYEQHLASRVLEPEELFVPETLEAHAI, encoded by the coding sequence ATGAGCTGCCGCCTGCCGCTCGCACTCGCGGTCGGCCGCTACGACCGGGTGCAGGCTCTGCTCGACGGTCGGGTACGTCCCGAGGGGATCGACCTGACCTGCCTGGCGCTGGGCGCGGAGGAGACGTTCTTCCGCATGCTGCGGCACCGGGAGTTCGACGTTGCGGAGATGTCGCTTTCGTCGTACGTGCTCTCGCTGCTGACACCCGAGCGGCCCTTCGTCGCAATCCCGGTCTTTCCTTCACGGGCCTTCCGGCACTCCTCGATCTACGTCAATGCCGACAGCGGCATCGAGCGCCCGAGCGACCTGCGTGGTCGGTTGGTCGGCACGCCGGAATACCAGATCAGCGCCGGAGTGTGGATCCGCGGGACCCTCGCCGAGCACCACGGCGTCCCGGTCGAGAGCGTGCGCTACCGGACCGGGGGCCAGCATCAGGCCAACCGGCCGGAGAAGATCTCGCTCTCCCTGCCGCCCGAGATCGACGTCCAGCCGATCGGGCCTGGGCAGACGCTGTCCGCGATGCTCGACAGCGGCGAGATCGACGCGTTCTACACGGCGCGGATGCCCCACTCCTTCTGCCGCCCCGGCAGCCGGGTTCGGCGACTGTTTCCCGACTACGAGCAGGTGGAGCGCGACTACTACGCCCGAACCCGGATCTTCCCGATCATGCACACCGTCGTCCTCCGGCGCGAGGTCTACGAGCGGCACCGTTGGGTCGCGCAGTCCCTGATGCAGGCCTTCGCCGCAGCGCAGCGGGAGACCTACGAACGGCTGTACGACACGACCGCGCTGGCCACGATGCTGCCCTGGGCGGTCGGCGAGCTCGAACGCACCCGCGCACTCATGGGCGGCGATTTCTGGCCGTACGGCCTGGAGGCGAATCGCTCGACGTTGTCGACCTTCCTGCGCTACTCCTACGAACAGCACCTGGCCAGCCGGGTGCTGGAGCCCGAGGAGCTGTTCGTGCCGGAGACCCTCGAGGCACACGCGATATGA
- a CDS encoding MFS transporter — protein sequence MTDSPTISDRRRLLAYASGGFGLGVSTLMYFLVPLRAAEMGVGVAVIGLLLGAEALTEMIVSVPLGGLIDRAGARRAYLAGTLGLALVGVGFMLASSLALLFVLQVAFGVARPLGWLGGQAYVSGMRSPAERSQDSGRFSFVANLGQIVAPVLAGAAVQLAGVQVAFALVTLFGVAFFAVGLGLPDDRCQAPSQREGRATFRPAARLLTLRGMQIVMLLTFTRLWLMSMWSAFLPLYLVGIGTAPGVVGSAVSTMALVATLTSLLTGRIARLGRATFVGAGGLAVSCAGVALSPVVTTVPGLYLPAALVGIGMGLSLPMLLVLVAANAPPGQRSLALGLRASVNQGAATAAPVLVAPVIGIVGLALGFPLAAVVGGLILCGAVSLEVCGPREGVGAA from the coding sequence ATGACCGACAGCCCGACGATCTCGGATCGTCGTCGCCTGCTCGCGTACGCCTCAGGGGGTTTCGGGCTGGGTGTCAGCACGCTGATGTACTTCCTCGTGCCACTGCGGGCGGCCGAGATGGGCGTCGGCGTTGCCGTCATCGGGCTGCTGCTGGGTGCCGAGGCGTTGACCGAGATGATCGTGTCCGTGCCGCTCGGCGGCCTCATCGACCGTGCAGGCGCGCGCCGCGCCTACCTCGCCGGCACGCTCGGCCTGGCCCTGGTGGGGGTCGGCTTCATGCTTGCGTCGTCGCTCGCGCTGCTGTTCGTGCTCCAGGTGGCGTTCGGGGTGGCCCGGCCGCTCGGCTGGCTCGGCGGGCAGGCGTACGTCTCGGGCATGCGCTCGCCGGCCGAGCGCAGCCAGGACAGCGGCCGGTTCAGCTTCGTGGCGAACCTCGGCCAGATCGTGGCGCCGGTCCTGGCCGGAGCCGCGGTGCAACTGGCCGGCGTGCAGGTGGCCTTCGCGCTCGTCACGCTGTTCGGCGTTGCCTTCTTCGCGGTCGGGCTGGGACTGCCGGACGACCGTTGCCAGGCACCGTCGCAGCGTGAGGGGCGGGCAACCTTCCGACCCGCGGCCCGGCTGCTCACGCTGCGCGGAATGCAGATCGTGATGCTGCTGACCTTCACCCGGCTGTGGCTGATGTCGATGTGGAGCGCCTTCTTGCCGCTGTACCTGGTCGGCATCGGGACGGCCCCCGGGGTCGTGGGAAGCGCGGTGTCCACCATGGCGCTGGTCGCCACCCTCACCTCCCTGCTCACCGGCCGGATCGCCCGGCTGGGTCGCGCGACCTTCGTCGGCGCGGGTGGTCTGGCCGTCAGCTGCGCCGGGGTGGCGCTCTCGCCGGTGGTCACGACGGTGCCCGGCCTCTACCTCCCCGCGGCACTGGTCGGCATCGGCATGGGGCTGAGCCTGCCGATGCTGCTCGTGCTCGTGGCCGCCAACGCACCACCCGGGCAGCGCAGTCTCGCGCTCGGGCTACGCGCCAGCGTCAACCAGGGTGCCGCCACCGCCGCCCCGGTCCTGGTCGCGCCGGTCATCGGGATCGTCGGTTTGGCCCTGGGTTTTCCGCTGGCCGCCGTCGTCGGAGGGCTCATCCTCTGCGGTGCGGTGAGCCTCGAGGTGTGCGGGCCACGCGAAGGCGTCGGCGCCGCTTGA
- a CDS encoding PaaI family thioesterase, whose amino-acid sequence MPNQDEDRRLQAVAEAQPAFATHLGIVVTSFSRDYVEAELTVREEFANRNGVLHGGALMGFADNLGGTAASLNLPEGLRTTTIESKTNFFRPIPVGSTATGRCVPLHRGRTTSVWQTTVTTQDGKVAAVVTQTQLTLQP is encoded by the coding sequence GTGCCCAACCAGGACGAGGACCGCCGACTGCAGGCGGTGGCCGAGGCGCAGCCCGCCTTCGCGACGCACCTGGGAATCGTGGTCACTTCCTTCTCCCGTGACTACGTCGAAGCAGAACTCACCGTGCGGGAGGAGTTCGCCAACCGCAACGGCGTGCTGCACGGGGGAGCCCTCATGGGCTTCGCCGACAACCTCGGTGGCACGGCCGCATCGCTGAACCTTCCCGAGGGGCTGAGGACCACGACGATCGAGAGCAAGACCAACTTCTTCCGGCCGATCCCGGTCGGCAGCACGGCGACCGGGCGGTGTGTGCCGCTGCATCGCGGTCGCACCACGTCCGTGTGGCAGACCACCGTCACGACGCAGGACGGGAAGGTCGCCGCGGTCGTCACCCAGACCCAGCTCACCCTCCAGCCCTGA
- a CDS encoding YbaK/EbsC family protein, which produces MSGEGVEHPSISRFRDILTRRGGTGRIVVLPAAAHTAALAAGALGCEVGAIANSLLFDADGRPVLILTSGAHRVDTAKVACELGVGKLRRAAPDFVREHTGQVIGGVSPIAHPLPLRTYIDPWLQRYDELWAAAGHPAAVFSTSYEELVRLADATVLDVD; this is translated from the coding sequence ATGTCTGGCGAGGGTGTCGAGCACCCGTCGATCAGCCGCTTCCGGGACATCCTCACGCGCCGTGGAGGAACGGGGCGCATCGTGGTGCTCCCGGCGGCCGCGCACACGGCCGCACTCGCTGCAGGCGCGCTCGGGTGCGAGGTCGGCGCCATCGCCAACAGCCTGCTCTTCGACGCCGACGGTCGCCCCGTTCTGATCTTGACCTCCGGAGCGCACCGGGTGGACACCGCGAAGGTGGCCTGCGAACTCGGCGTCGGAAAGCTTCGACGTGCGGCGCCCGACTTCGTGCGCGAGCACACCGGCCAGGTCATCGGCGGAGTGTCACCGATCGCGCACCCGCTGCCGCTTCGGACCTACATCGACCCGTGGCTGCAGAGGTACGACGAGCTCTGGGCTGCCGCGGGGCACCCCGCTGCAGTCTTCAGCACCTCGTACGAGGAGCTCGTCCGCCTGGCCGACGCGACGGTACTGGACGTCGACTGA
- the dcm gene encoding DNA (cytosine-5-)-methyltransferase yields the protein MKIAGLFAGIGGIELGFQRALGDAVETELLCEWWQPARKVLAARFDGIPIHPDVRELRDLPADLDVLAAGFPCTDLSQAGRTAGITGAASSLVSHVFEALRLAGGKGDRLPWLLIENVPNMLALDRGQAMRYLVRELEQLGYRWAYRTVDSRFTGTPQRRRRVLLVASTTHDPREVLFSDDAGPRPDEDYADDAYGFYWTEGRGGLGWARDAVPTLKGGSTIGIPSPPAIWLPDAQPGRKVVTPRISDAEAMQGFPREWTAIAEQGKARGPRWKLVGNAVTVDVAAWVAGRLAAPGEVDVDSRAWDGPASWPAAAWGQDGKVWSVSISEHPIRAPYRHLLDVVDADQAPTLSHRGVLGFLRRLEQGNLGRHPGFRADMAEHADVMGPRMTPLAI from the coding sequence ATGAAGATCGCTGGGCTCTTCGCCGGGATCGGCGGGATCGAGCTCGGCTTCCAGCGCGCGCTCGGGGACGCCGTCGAGACCGAGTTGCTGTGCGAGTGGTGGCAGCCTGCGCGCAAGGTCCTCGCGGCCCGCTTCGACGGCATCCCGATCCACCCGGACGTGCGCGAGCTGCGCGACCTGCCGGCCGACCTGGACGTGCTCGCCGCGGGCTTCCCGTGCACCGACCTGTCACAGGCGGGGCGCACCGCCGGCATCACCGGGGCCGCGTCCAGCCTGGTCTCGCACGTCTTCGAGGCCCTGCGGCTCGCCGGAGGCAAAGGCGACCGGCTGCCATGGCTGCTGATCGAGAACGTCCCCAACATGCTGGCGCTGGACCGCGGGCAGGCCATGCGCTACCTCGTCCGCGAGCTCGAGCAGCTGGGCTACCGCTGGGCCTACCGGACGGTGGACTCCCGCTTCACGGGGACACCGCAGCGTCGACGGCGAGTGCTGCTGGTCGCGTCCACGACCCACGACCCGCGCGAGGTGCTCTTCAGCGACGACGCCGGGCCTCGCCCCGATGAGGACTACGCCGACGACGCCTACGGCTTCTACTGGACCGAGGGCCGCGGCGGGCTCGGCTGGGCGCGCGACGCCGTGCCCACCCTCAAGGGAGGATCGACGATCGGCATCCCATCGCCTCCGGCGATCTGGCTGCCCGACGCCCAACCCGGGCGCAAGGTGGTAACGCCGCGCATCAGCGATGCCGAAGCCATGCAGGGCTTCCCGCGCGAGTGGACGGCCATCGCCGAGCAGGGCAAGGCCCGCGGGCCGCGCTGGAAGCTCGTCGGCAACGCCGTCACCGTCGACGTCGCCGCATGGGTGGCCGGAAGGCTGGCCGCGCCTGGAGAGGTCGACGTCGACAGCCGGGCGTGGGACGGCCCTGCGTCCTGGCCAGCCGCCGCCTGGGGCCAGGACGGCAAGGTCTGGAGCGTGTCCATCTCCGAGCACCCGATCCGGGCCCCGTACCGCCACCTGCTCGACGTCGTCGACGCTGACCAGGCGCCGACCCTGAGCCACCGCGGCGTCCTGGGCTTCCTCCGCAGGCTGGAGCAGGGCAACCTCGGGCGTCATCCCGGCTTCCGCGCCGACATGGCCGAGCACGCCGACGTCATGGGCCCCCGGATGACACCGCTCGCGATCTGA
- a CDS encoding very short patch repair endonuclease — translation MAGPVPSSAVVRRRMQRQRRRDTRPELELRRALHATGLRYRVERSVIPGMRRRADIVFGPAKVAVFVDGCFWHMCPQHATAPKANADWWREKLERNRERDRDTDRLLLDQGWFPVRVWEHEDMAEAALIVVEVVRPRHPGRSGSPG, via the coding sequence ATGGCCGGCCCGGTCCCTTCGTCGGCCGTTGTCCGTCGGCGGATGCAGCGGCAGCGGCGGCGGGACACGCGCCCCGAGCTGGAGCTGCGCCGGGCGTTGCACGCAACAGGCCTGCGCTACCGCGTCGAGCGGTCCGTCATCCCTGGCATGCGTCGGCGGGCCGACATCGTTTTCGGACCGGCGAAGGTCGCCGTCTTCGTCGACGGGTGCTTCTGGCACATGTGCCCCCAGCACGCCACCGCGCCGAAGGCGAACGCGGACTGGTGGCGCGAGAAGCTGGAGCGCAACCGCGAACGTGATCGCGACACGGACCGACTGCTACTCGATCAGGGGTGGTTTCCGGTACGGGTCTGGGAGCACGAGGACATGGCTGAAGCGGCGCTGATCGTCGTGGAGGTTGTGCGTCCGCGTCATCCAGGGAGGTCAGGAAGCCCCGGGTGA
- the bioB gene encoding biotin synthase BioB, with translation MTALLGRASTEILTTAREQVLERGVPLTQEQALACLELGRDRLPELLQLAHEVRMRHCGPEVEVEGIVSLKTGGCPEDCHFCSQSGLFPSPVRTAWLDIPSLVQAAVETAATGATEFCIVAAVRGPDDKLMAQVEAGVKAIHAAVDIQVACSLGMLTQEQVDALTAMGVHRYNHNLETARSHFPAVVTTHTWEERWETLRMVRDAGMEVCCGGILGMGETLEQRAEFAAQLAALEPDEVPLNFLNPRPGTPFGDLPVMEANDALRAIAVFRLALPRTILRFAGGREITLGDLARNGMLGGINAVIVGNYLTTLGRPATEDLDMLQDLQMPIKAISQTI, from the coding sequence ATGACCGCCCTGCTCGGCCGCGCCAGCACGGAGATCCTCACGACCGCGCGCGAGCAGGTGCTCGAGCGCGGCGTCCCTTTGACCCAGGAGCAGGCGCTGGCCTGTCTGGAGTTGGGCAGGGATCGGCTGCCCGAGCTGCTGCAGCTGGCCCATGAGGTCCGGATGAGGCACTGCGGCCCGGAGGTGGAGGTCGAGGGCATCGTCAGCCTCAAGACCGGAGGATGTCCGGAGGACTGCCACTTCTGTTCCCAGTCCGGGCTGTTCCCCTCCCCGGTGCGGACGGCCTGGCTCGACATCCCGTCGCTGGTGCAGGCGGCGGTCGAGACGGCGGCCACGGGCGCGACCGAGTTCTGCATCGTCGCCGCCGTACGCGGACCGGACGACAAGCTGATGGCGCAGGTCGAGGCGGGGGTGAAGGCGATCCACGCGGCGGTCGACATCCAGGTCGCCTGCTCACTCGGGATGCTCACCCAGGAGCAGGTCGACGCGCTGACCGCGATGGGTGTGCACCGCTACAACCACAACCTGGAGACGGCGCGTTCGCACTTCCCCGCCGTCGTGACCACCCACACGTGGGAGGAGCGCTGGGAGACCCTGCGGATGGTGCGGGATGCGGGCATGGAGGTCTGCTGCGGCGGCATCCTGGGCATGGGCGAGACGCTCGAGCAGCGCGCGGAGTTCGCCGCGCAGTTGGCCGCGCTCGAGCCGGACGAGGTCCCGCTGAACTTCCTCAACCCGCGGCCGGGCACGCCGTTCGGCGACCTGCCGGTGATGGAAGCGAACGACGCACTGCGGGCGATCGCGGTCTTCCGGCTGGCGCTGCCACGCACGATCCTGCGCTTCGCCGGCGGCCGCGAGATCACCCTCGGCGACCTGGCCCGCAACGGGATGCTCGGCGGCATCAACGCCGTCATCGTCGGCAACTACCTCACCACCCTGGGCCGACCCGCCACCGAGGACCTGGACATGCTGCAGGACCTGCAGATGCCGATCAAGGCGATCTCGCAGACGATCTAG
- a CDS encoding FadR/GntR family transcriptional regulator, which yields MGVIDTAIERIRDLIANGDLAPGDRLPPEAELAGLLGVSRNSLREAVRALIQAKVLDVRRGDGTYVTSLEPQLLMSGLSFVMDLMQDRTVLELFEVRRLLEPAATGLAATRISGGAIQELRGLLDAMRRTTTSEDLITQDVAFHRCVVKGAGNEALVSFLEAVFTRTARARIWRGVWDRGALDWTYAQHEMIVDALEQRDVTLATAAATVHVSASEQWLRHLLKDANAGDGSASRWLGTGTGTATAAALAFRAPIP from the coding sequence ATGGGCGTCATCGACACCGCGATCGAACGGATCCGGGACCTCATCGCGAACGGTGACCTCGCGCCAGGTGACCGGCTCCCGCCGGAGGCCGAACTCGCCGGTCTCCTCGGCGTGTCCCGCAACTCGCTGCGTGAGGCGGTGCGCGCGCTGATACAGGCCAAGGTGCTGGATGTGCGCCGGGGGGACGGCACCTACGTGACCAGCCTGGAGCCGCAGCTGCTGATGAGCGGGCTCAGCTTCGTCATGGATCTCATGCAGGACCGGACGGTGCTCGAGCTGTTCGAGGTCCGCCGGCTGCTCGAGCCGGCAGCCACGGGGCTGGCGGCCACCCGCATCTCGGGTGGCGCCATCCAGGAGCTGCGCGGGCTGCTCGACGCCATGCGTCGTACAACGACCAGCGAGGACCTCATCACGCAGGACGTCGCGTTCCACCGGTGCGTGGTGAAGGGAGCCGGCAACGAGGCGCTGGTGTCCTTCCTCGAGGCTGTGTTCACCAGGACAGCACGCGCCCGCATCTGGCGGGGCGTCTGGGATCGGGGCGCCCTGGACTGGACCTATGCCCAACACGAGATGATCGTCGATGCCCTCGAGCAGCGCGACGTCACGCTGGCCACGGCCGCGGCCACCGTGCACGTGTCGGCCTCTGAGCAGTGGCTGCGGCACCTGCTCAAGGATGCCAACGCCGGAGACGGCAGCGCGAGCCGCTGGCTGGGCACCGGTACCGGCACCGCCACCGCAGCGGCATTGGCCTTCCGAGCCCCGATTCCCTAG
- a CDS encoding biotin/lipoyl-containing protein, with protein MGLTPDDLRELLEVFEGSTWQEMTVNVSGDSLHVSRRAEAAPAAAAEPAVVGASPTPATMSPAVAATSASPEPAAAGAAEPATTAAATSVAGGAPGTPVSAPSVGLFWRAPSPGAPPFVDVGSRVAAEDAIGIVEVMKLMSRVPAGVAGVVTAVLVENGGMVEHGQPLVLIDTSA; from the coding sequence ATGGGGTTGACACCCGATGACCTCCGAGAGCTGCTCGAGGTGTTCGAGGGCAGCACCTGGCAGGAGATGACCGTGAACGTCAGCGGCGACAGCCTGCACGTGTCTCGGCGTGCGGAGGCCGCCCCCGCTGCTGCGGCTGAACCCGCCGTGGTGGGCGCCTCCCCCACACCCGCGACGATGAGTCCGGCGGTCGCCGCGACGAGTGCGTCACCCGAGCCGGCGGCTGCCGGCGCCGCTGAGCCGGCAACGACCGCGGCTGCGACCTCCGTGGCCGGTGGCGCGCCGGGGACACCCGTTTCGGCGCCGTCGGTCGGGCTGTTCTGGCGGGCACCGAGCCCCGGCGCCCCGCCGTTCGTCGACGTCGGCAGCCGGGTCGCGGCCGAGGACGCCATCGGCATCGTCGAGGTGATGAAGCTGATGAGCCGGGTGCCGGCCGGCGTCGCCGGCGTCGTCACCGCGGTTCTGGTCGAGAACGGCGGGATGGTCGAGCACGGCCAGCCGCTGGTCCTCATCGACACCAGCGCCTGA